In Bacteroidota bacterium, a single genomic region encodes these proteins:
- a CDS encoding AAA family ATPase has translation MIKRIEQITNFGIYKNFNWNSVSGLVDFSQKNLFYGWNYSGKTTLSRIFCSLQNKKMFDSYSSGDFKVVTDTDSFNKTNLEAFPFKLLVFNSDYIKDNLKWELDDNINAIFFEVGEKAKISEKIDALEGEILKINGSNEVKGAREKFNISIESFDFFENALFTNESRRIKNEVFSSLIEFNKGHFKKQLSLVVQNINSFILKKEEIERLNRIVKIEKPKPEIETVIFDFQINSLIDEVNKILISEPTKQDVLQILENRPDALQWVKKGLEINKKNEKCLFCDNIISKDRIDILNKYYQNEAAKLREASQPILERIRTEKENLKNINFPNSIQEINDGYQEQYAKSKKAIDREITIYVKELVKVENQLRQKIENRIYEKANPLSNYDLASIQMAAENINEILNQNNKFSKEFDTVIQSERNKYINYLVARFLKENQYLSKQTKYDKALIEIEKLNTKVSTYQKEIERLLALRNSAEEGGQQFDYFIQSFLGKDDIKIKYDKNVQKYNLYRGNEIAKHLSEGEKMAISFSHYLVTLKSLEQKNELKDTILFIDDPISSLDGNHIFQINAILKDFLYEKVDDPNNASQKMWIQKCKQLFISTHNYEFFNLLKEMPTSKGFGYDKKNKKEIRYFISRKVNDSEIVCLPKVYDDFKSEYHYLFKQIFEFSKESPSEKVLIMPNILRRFLEIYTLAKYPSTEEVDDRATEIWNNEISKRICKPFHYFSHFNNIDRIGQHSELLADISQSCKELIKQLKKDKTHYKALQATL, from the coding sequence ATGATTAAAAGAATTGAGCAAATAACCAATTTCGGAATTTATAAAAATTTCAATTGGAACTCTGTTTCAGGGTTGGTAGATTTTAGCCAAAAAAACTTATTCTACGGTTGGAACTATTCTGGAAAGACTACGCTATCAAGGATATTTTGCTCACTTCAAAATAAAAAAATGTTTGATAGTTATTCTTCAGGGGATTTTAAAGTAGTAACTGATACGGATTCTTTTAATAAAACTAATCTTGAAGCATTTCCTTTTAAACTTTTAGTTTTCAATTCCGACTACATAAAGGATAACTTAAAATGGGAACTTGATGATAATATAAATGCCATTTTCTTTGAGGTTGGTGAGAAAGCAAAAATTTCAGAAAAAATTGATGCATTAGAAGGTGAAATTCTTAAAATAAATGGAAGTAATGAAGTAAAAGGAGCAAGGGAAAAGTTTAATATTAGTATTGAATCCTTTGATTTTTTTGAAAATGCTTTATTTACAAATGAATCAAGAAGAATCAAAAATGAGGTATTTTCAAGTCTAATAGAGTTTAATAAGGGGCATTTCAAAAAACAATTGTCTCTCGTTGTACAGAATATTAATAGCTTTATTTTAAAAAAGGAAGAAATCGAAAGACTTAATAGAATTGTAAAAATTGAAAAACCAAAACCTGAAATAGAAACAGTTATTTTTGATTTTCAAATCAACTCCCTGATTGATGAAGTAAACAAAATATTAATTTCAGAACCTACTAAACAAGACGTTCTACAAATATTGGAAAATAGACCAGATGCACTTCAATGGGTAAAAAAAGGATTAGAAATAAACAAGAAAAATGAAAAGTGTTTGTTCTGTGATAATATCATTTCAAAAGATAGAATTGATATTCTTAATAAATATTATCAAAATGAAGCTGCAAAATTAAGAGAGGCATCACAACCAATACTTGAAAGAATTAGGACAGAAAAGGAAAATTTGAAAAATATAAATTTCCCTAATAGTATTCAAGAAATTAATGATGGCTATCAAGAACAATATGCAAAATCGAAAAAGGCTATAGATAGAGAAATTACAATATATGTTAAAGAATTAGTTAAGGTTGAAAACCAGTTAAGGCAAAAAATTGAAAATAGAATTTACGAAAAAGCAAATCCTCTAAGCAATTATGACCTTGCTTCCATTCAAATGGCAGCAGAAAATATTAACGAAATATTGAACCAGAATAACAAATTTTCCAAAGAATTTGACACCGTTATTCAATCGGAAAGAAATAAATATATCAATTATCTGGTTGCTAGATTTTTAAAAGAAAATCAATATTTATCAAAACAAACTAAATACGATAAGGCTTTAATTGAAATTGAAAAACTAAATACCAAGGTCAGTACTTATCAAAAAGAAATTGAACGGTTATTGGCTTTACGAAATAGTGCAGAAGAAGGAGGGCAACAATTCGATTATTTTATTCAAAGTTTTTTAGGAAAAGATGATATCAAGATAAAATATGATAAAAACGTTCAGAAATACAATCTATACAGAGGAAATGAAATAGCTAAGCATTTAAGTGAAGGAGAAAAAATGGCTATTTCTTTTTCACATTATTTAGTCACACTAAAAAGTTTAGAGCAAAAAAATGAACTAAAGGATACTATTTTATTTATTGATGATCCTATTTCAAGTCTAGATGGAAATCATATTTTTCAAATAAACGCCATATTGAAGGATTTTTTATACGAGAAAGTTGATGACCCAAATAATGCTAGTCAAAAAATGTGGATTCAGAAGTGCAAACAACTATTTATCTCGACTCATAACTATGAATTCTTTAATCTTTTAAAGGAAATGCCAACATCAAAAGGCTTTGGTTATGATAAAAAGAATAAAAAGGAAATACGATATTTTATTTCAAGAAAAGTTAATGATTCAGAAATAGTTTGTCTGCCTAAAGTATATGACGATTTTAAATCTGAATATCACTATTTATTTAAACAGATATTTGAATTCAGCAAAGAATCTCCATCAGAAAAAGTTCTAATAATGCCAAATATTTTAAGACGATTTTTAGAAATCTATACTCTTGCAAAATATCCTAGTACCGAAGAAGTAGATGATAGGGCTACTGAAATATGGAATAATGAGATTTCTAAAAGAATTTGTAAGCCCTTCCACTATTTTAGCCACTTTAACAATATTGACCGAATTGGGCAACATAGCGAATTACTAGCCGATATAAGCCAGTCTTGTAAGGAACTCATCAAACAACTCAAAAAGGATAAAACGCACTATAAAGCGTTACAAGCAACATTATAA
- a CDS encoding KTSC domain-containing protein: MKRQSVESSNLASVGYDAENEILEVEFKHGGVYQYFDVPMHIYEELMDADSHGVYFSANIRNDYNYQKL, encoded by the coding sequence ATGAAAAGACAATCAGTGGAATCCTCAAATCTTGCATCTGTTGGTTATGATGCAGAAAATGAAATCCTAGAAGTGGAATTTAAGCACGGTGGTGTATATCAATATTTTGATGTGCCTATGCACATTTATGAAGAATTGATGGATGCAGATTCACACGGAGTTTATTTTTCAGCCAATATAAGAAATGATTATAATTACCAAAAGCTGTAA
- a CDS encoding T9SS type A sorting domain-containing protein: MFRRLIWCFVSILLLSNLSSSAQTSFHWADSAAVWHFTDSRNGMWGYEQNSYVGDTVINNQACQKISSQNWGRILTGPFTWVSVVNYTPTPNYYVYKSNDSVFIYKNNSFQLAFKTNATVGEIWDLGMSSYSNQHEYAKVDSVYFISYNGLPLRNIVVHACKANGDSIVWEQNPTDTNIISLLTVINEKFGPIGGFTTLCAGVPNDIIYCGLPEKLLCYTSSTFSPYQFNSGTDCFNNISTAVPALSENENITLFPNPSCIGLTISGIHESGVFSLWDATGKEIMQAQLKVPAIQMATESLEKGIYFYTIRTAHSVQNGKWIKE; the protein is encoded by the coding sequence ATGTTTCGCAGATTAATTTGGTGCTTTGTTTCAATACTGCTTTTGAGCAACTTATCATCAAGCGCTCAAACCAGCTTTCATTGGGCGGATAGTGCGGCCGTGTGGCATTTTACCGATTCGCGAAATGGCATGTGGGGATATGAGCAAAATAGCTATGTGGGTGATACTGTAATTAATAATCAAGCTTGCCAAAAAATTAGTTCTCAAAATTGGGGGCGCATTCTAACCGGTCCATTCACCTGGGTTTCGGTAGTAAATTACACTCCAACGCCAAATTATTATGTGTATAAAAGCAATGATTCTGTTTTTATTTACAAAAACAATTCCTTTCAACTTGCATTTAAAACCAATGCAACGGTAGGTGAAATTTGGGATTTGGGAATGAGTAGCTATAGCAACCAACATGAATATGCAAAAGTGGATTCGGTGTATTTTATTTCTTACAACGGTTTGCCGTTGCGCAATATAGTTGTGCATGCCTGCAAAGCCAATGGCGACAGCATCGTGTGGGAGCAGAACCCAACGGATACGAACATTATTTCGTTGTTGACCGTTATCAACGAAAAGTTTGGACCTATAGGCGGATTTACAACGCTTTGTGCCGGCGTTCCAAATGATATTATTTATTGCGGTTTACCTGAAAAGCTATTGTGCTATACTTCTTCTACTTTTTCTCCCTATCAATTCAACTCCGGAACGGATTGTTTTAACAATATTTCTACCGCTGTTCCAGCGCTTTCAGAAAACGAAAATATTACCTTGTTTCCCAATCCATCCTGCATAGGGCTTACCATTAGCGGGATTCACGAAAGCGGAGTTTTTTCGCTATGGGATGCTACGGGAAAGGAAATTATGCAAGCGCAACTTAAAGTTCCTGCCATCCAAATGGCTACCGAAAGCCTTGAAAAAGGAATTTATTTTTACACCATCCGCACGGCACATTCCGTCCAAAACGGAAAATGGATAAAAGAATAA
- a CDS encoding Nif3-like dinuclear metal center hexameric protein, with translation MEKYLVKDFTNYLESIAPLALQESYDNAGLMVGSPQQVVTGVLISLDITEEIIDEAIAENCNLIIAHHPIIFSGLKKLNGSNYVEKCVIKAIKNDIALYASHTNLDNISGGVNAKIGEKLGLQNLRILAPKKEVLKKLVTFCPEAALDKVRDALFMAGAGQIGEYDECSFSGEGIGTFRASAAAKPFVGKANERHYEKEIKIELVFPSFLEHKLIAALKAAHPYEEVAFDILSLQNKHAYIGSGMVGELPAEMDEMEFLRQLKSTFEAGTVRYTKLLNKKIKTVAVCGGSGSFLLKDAILAGADIFITADYKYHQFFDAESRIVIADIGHYESEQFTKELLYDIIRKKFSTFALRLTKINSNPINYL, from the coding sequence GTGGAAAAATACTTAGTTAAAGATTTTACGAATTACCTCGAAAGCATTGCTCCTCTTGCTTTGCAAGAAAGTTACGACAATGCCGGTTTAATGGTAGGCTCCCCTCAACAAGTGGTAACAGGCGTTTTAATTAGTTTGGACATTACCGAAGAAATTATTGACGAAGCCATTGCCGAAAATTGCAACCTCATTATTGCGCATCATCCCATAATTTTTAGCGGCCTAAAAAAATTAAACGGTTCCAACTACGTTGAAAAATGCGTGATTAAAGCCATTAAAAACGACATTGCCCTATATGCTTCGCACACCAATCTCGACAACATTTCCGGCGGCGTAAATGCCAAAATTGGGGAGAAACTCGGGCTTCAAAATTTACGCATCCTTGCACCCAAAAAAGAAGTCCTTAAAAAACTCGTTACCTTTTGTCCGGAAGCTGCACTGGATAAAGTAAGAGATGCCTTGTTTATGGCCGGTGCCGGACAAATTGGAGAATACGACGAATGCAGTTTTAGCGGCGAAGGAATCGGCACTTTTCGCGCCTCAGCTGCAGCAAAACCCTTTGTAGGAAAAGCAAATGAGCGGCATTACGAAAAAGAAATCAAAATAGAACTGGTTTTCCCCTCCTTCCTAGAACATAAGCTTATTGCTGCGCTAAAAGCAGCCCATCCCTACGAAGAAGTAGCTTTTGATATTTTATCCTTACAAAATAAGCATGCCTACATTGGTTCGGGTATGGTGGGAGAATTGCCTGCAGAAATGGATGAAATGGAATTTTTAAGGCAGCTAAAAAGTACCTTTGAAGCCGGAACGGTGCGTTACACGAAATTGTTGAACAAAAAAATAAAAACCGTTGCCGTTTGTGGGGGTTCGGGCAGTTTTTTGCTGAAAGATGCGATTTTAGCCGGGGCCGATATTTTTATCACCGCCGACTACAAATACCACCAGTTTTTTGATGCTGAAAGCCGCATCGTTATTGCCGATATAGGGCATTATGAGAGCGAGCAATTCACAAAAGAGCTGTTATATGACATTATTCGGAAAAAATTTAGTACTTTCGCACTCCGTTTAACAAAAATAAACAGCAATCCCATAAATTATCTTTAA
- a CDS encoding tetratricopeptide repeat protein: MKKIIIIFLLILVPRFLFSQTQFELNSTCINAQEAILNLEFKKAKSILLHERKRNPKNLIPFYLDNYIDFLTVVISEEKPRFDLLKNNKTIRLEMLEKGDVNSPYYLLTQAEINLQWAFARIKFNEYLTAALEVNRAFKMLEENQKKFPDFVLNKKCLGLLHAAVGTIPDEYKWAIKLFGFEGSIKQGEAEVMEVYEASLKNPLYSGFKTEVALLLSVIELNLRNNEGFVKEHILPELEKEKKPNPLQVFCYANSCMKLGKTDEAIVFLEKNKFSKESFSFPYLNYMLGQAKLSRLDKDANVALETFLKTFKGINFVKAANLRLAWFALISGDATKYTFYITKARSKGAALVDEDKQAKHESESAEIPNVSLLKARLLFDGGYFDKALLELNKIKPKKLKTVKDNLELVYRMGRIYHKQNNLEKAISNYQLTLKNGSGYAYYFAANSALQLGLIYEEQKNYPQAKAYFTQCLNLKEHEYQNSISQKAKAGLNRVGN; encoded by the coding sequence ATGAAAAAAATCATAATCATATTCCTTTTAATTTTAGTGCCTCGGTTTTTATTTTCGCAAACACAATTTGAGTTAAATAGCACCTGCATCAATGCCCAAGAAGCCATTCTGAATTTGGAATTCAAAAAAGCTAAAAGCATCCTTTTACATGAACGCAAAAGAAATCCCAAAAACCTGATTCCTTTTTACCTTGATAATTATATTGATTTTTTAACGGTGGTTATTTCGGAAGAAAAACCGCGTTTTGATTTGCTCAAAAACAACAAAACCATACGACTGGAAATGCTGGAGAAGGGAGATGTAAATTCTCCTTATTATTTGCTTACACAAGCCGAAATTAATTTGCAATGGGCTTTCGCCAGAATTAAGTTTAACGAGTATTTAACTGCGGCGCTGGAAGTAAATCGTGCCTTTAAAATGCTGGAAGAAAACCAGAAAAAATTTCCGGATTTTGTACTCAATAAAAAGTGCTTAGGCTTATTGCATGCCGCTGTTGGTACAATTCCCGACGAATACAAATGGGCCATTAAATTATTTGGGTTTGAAGGCAGCATAAAACAAGGTGAAGCAGAGGTAATGGAAGTGTATGAAGCCAGCCTCAAAAATCCATTATATAGTGGCTTTAAAACAGAAGTGGCGCTATTGCTTAGCGTTATTGAATTAAATCTACGTAACAATGAAGGCTTTGTGAAAGAACATATTTTACCGGAGCTGGAAAAGGAAAAAAAACCCAATCCTTTGCAAGTGTTTTGTTATGCCAACAGCTGCATGAAACTCGGAAAAACCGATGAGGCCATTGTATTTCTCGAAAAAAATAAATTCAGTAAGGAGTCCTTTTCCTTTCCCTATTTAAACTATATGTTGGGTCAGGCAAAGCTTAGTCGTTTAGATAAGGATGCAAATGTTGCGCTCGAAACTTTTTTGAAAACCTTTAAAGGAATAAATTTTGTGAAAGCAGCAAACTTGCGGCTGGCATGGTTTGCATTAATATCGGGCGATGCAACTAAATATACTTTTTATATTACCAAAGCGCGAAGCAAAGGCGCGGCCCTTGTGGATGAAGACAAGCAAGCGAAGCACGAGAGTGAGTCGGCAGAAATCCCGAATGTGAGTTTGCTGAAAGCGCGGCTGCTTTTTGATGGAGGATATTTTGATAAAGCTCTTCTGGAGTTAAATAAAATTAAACCCAAGAAACTGAAAACGGTAAAGGATAACCTGGAACTGGTGTATCGCATGGGACGCATCTACCACAAACAAAACAACCTGGAAAAAGCCATCAGCAATTATCAACTGACATTGAAAAACGGCAGCGGATATGCTTATTACTTTGCCGCTAATTCAGCCTTACAATTAGGTCTCATTTACGAAGAGCAAAAAAACTATCCCCAAGCAAAGGCCTATTTTACCCAATGCCTCAATTTAAAGGAACACGAGTATCAAAATAGTATTTCTCAAAAAGCAAAAGCAGGTTTGAATAGGGTGGGGAATTAA
- a CDS encoding ATP-binding cassette domain-containing protein: protein MARRGGFSSADDKDLPKVKLSKNSLKKAMRLFQYIGPYKGQFFLGLLFLVLTGVTAIVFPRFMGLLVDSSQVSLTRINEMGLKLLVLFALQAIFSFFRVVLFVNVTENMLLAIRKATYAHLIQMPMSFFAQRRVGEINSRMSADLAQIGDTFTTSIAEFLRQFIIILGGITALFFTSLKLAFLMLAIVPVVAIIAVVFGRYIRGFSKKVQDKVAESNVIVEETMQGIANVKSFANEFFEILRYTKNITEIKKLAMTGGKARGAFFSFIIFCLFGAIILLIWFAVKLESQGQLSHGDMIQFMLYTVFVGASIGGIAEQYAQIQKAIGATERVMEILDEKNEAITLPETTEFSTVPFTRVAGNVVFDQVAFTYPSRSEVQVLKNISFKVNTGETIAFVGPSGSGKSTLTSLILRFYEPESGSIFIDGKRSSDYSLTELRNNMAIVPQDVLLFGGTIRENIAYGKPDASTEEIMEAARKANAHDFISSFPEGYETIVGERGIKLSGGQRQRVAIARAVLKNPAILILDEATSSLDSESERLVQEALDKLMVGRTSFVIAHRLSTIRNADNIIVIDKGTVVEMGTHAQLIEKSDGLYKNLSKLQFEYESVG from the coding sequence ATGGCGCGTAGAGGTGGTTTCAGTTCAGCTGACGATAAAGATCTTCCCAAAGTAAAACTCTCCAAGAACTCATTAAAGAAGGCCATGCGCCTTTTTCAATATATAGGTCCCTACAAAGGGCAATTCTTTTTGGGCTTATTATTCTTGGTACTTACAGGAGTTACAGCAATTGTATTTCCACGATTCATGGGTTTACTGGTCGATTCGAGCCAAGTTTCACTTACCCGCATTAATGAAATGGGATTAAAATTATTGGTATTGTTCGCCCTTCAAGCCATCTTCTCTTTTTTTAGAGTAGTGCTTTTTGTAAACGTTACAGAGAACATGTTGCTAGCTATTCGCAAAGCTACCTATGCTCATCTTATTCAAATGCCCATGTCCTTTTTTGCGCAACGCAGAGTGGGCGAAATCAATAGCCGTATGTCGGCCGATTTGGCGCAGATTGGAGATACATTTACCACGAGTATCGCCGAGTTTTTACGTCAGTTTATCATTATTTTGGGTGGCATTACTGCCTTGTTTTTTACGTCACTCAAACTCGCATTTTTAATGCTGGCTATTGTTCCTGTGGTGGCAATAATTGCCGTAGTTTTTGGCCGCTACATTCGTGGCTTCTCCAAAAAAGTGCAGGATAAAGTAGCTGAAAGCAATGTAATTGTTGAAGAAACCATGCAAGGCATCGCAAATGTAAAGTCGTTTGCAAATGAGTTTTTCGAAATTTTACGCTATACTAAAAATATTACCGAAATTAAAAAGCTGGCAATGACCGGTGGAAAGGCGCGGGGAGCCTTTTTTTCCTTTATTATTTTTTGTTTGTTCGGCGCCATTATTTTATTGATTTGGTTTGCGGTTAAATTAGAAAGCCAAGGACAACTTTCTCATGGCGATATGATTCAGTTTATGCTGTATACTGTATTTGTTGGCGCTTCCATTGGTGGTATAGCCGAACAGTATGCGCAAATTCAAAAAGCGATTGGTGCAACCGAACGTGTGATGGAAATTTTAGATGAAAAAAATGAAGCAATTACACTTCCTGAAACCACTGAATTTAGCACCGTTCCATTTACACGTGTAGCCGGCAATGTGGTGTTTGATCAGGTTGCATTTACGTATCCTTCGCGCAGTGAAGTGCAAGTATTAAAAAATATTTCCTTTAAAGTGAATACTGGTGAGACCATTGCATTCGTGGGGCCTAGCGGATCGGGTAAATCCACATTAACCTCCTTGATTTTACGTTTTTATGAGCCAGAAAGTGGCAGTATTTTTATTGATGGGAAACGCAGTTCCGATTATTCTTTAACAGAATTGCGCAACAACATGGCCATAGTGCCGCAAGATGTTTTACTTTTTGGTGGAACTATTCGTGAAAATATTGCTTATGGCAAACCGGATGCAAGCACAGAAGAAATTATGGAAGCTGCACGTAAAGCAAATGCACACGATTTTATTTCGAGCTTCCCAGAAGGTTATGAAACAATAGTAGGTGAACGTGGAATAAAGTTAAGTGGCGGACAACGTCAGCGCGTGGCTATTGCGCGTGCTGTTTTAAAAAACCCTGCGATCTTAATTTTAGATGAAGCAACGAGCTCACTAGATTCTGAATCCGAACGATTAGTGCAAGAAGCCCTCGATAAATTAATGGTGGGGCGTACTTCCTTTGTAATCGCGCATCGCTTGTCCACTATACGCAATGCCGATAACATTATTGTAATCGATAAAGGAACTGTAGTAGAAATGGGAACGCACGCGCAACTCATTGAGAAATCAGATGGCCTCTATAAAAACCTAAGCAAACTACAGTTCGAATATGAGAGTGTAGGTTAA
- a CDS encoding DNA polymerase/3'-5' exonuclease PolX: MNNDNIADALKLTAQLMELHNDNPFKIKSLLNASFKIDKLDKELSTLSSAEMEGLEGIGKSVAAKAKELIELGTTKELQSLLEITPAGVVDMLSIKGIGPKKVQALWKELEIESVGELLYACNENRLVELKGFGAKTQELVRKGIEFRMASAGKFHYATAEALGLQLIDFIQKKYQPKHISFIGALRRKCEIIEKIELLVSAATIDVSEFENPVGIQIEITSCSETDFFNQLFLRTGTAEHIAKSGIVLGQAATNEREIYTQNNLQFIEPELREGMQEIDLAKENKIPELIRLEDLKGILHNHSKYSDGNNTLEEMARYAKELGYEYLGICDHSQSAFYASGMKEDKIIAQHAEIEKLNIELAPFKIFKGVESDILNEGGLDYPEEILKTFDFIVASVHSNLKMNLEKATSRLIKAIENPYTTILGHPTGRLLLSREAYPIDHKKVIDACAANGVIMELNAHPYRLDIDWRWIPYCLEKGVKISINPDAHKTTGYHDMYYGTCVARKGMLTKEMCFNAFSKSEIEAHFLSRKI, encoded by the coding sequence ATGAATAACGATAACATAGCCGATGCATTAAAACTCACCGCACAGTTAATGGAGTTGCACAACGACAATCCTTTTAAAATAAAATCATTGTTGAATGCATCTTTCAAAATTGATAAACTGGATAAAGAACTTTCTACACTCAGCAGTGCCGAAATGGAAGGCTTGGAAGGTATTGGAAAAAGTGTTGCTGCAAAAGCTAAAGAACTCATTGAACTCGGAACCACCAAGGAACTTCAATCCCTGTTAGAAATAACACCTGCGGGGGTGGTGGATATGCTCAGCATTAAAGGAATCGGACCCAAAAAGGTACAAGCACTTTGGAAAGAGTTGGAAATTGAATCCGTAGGTGAGTTGCTCTACGCCTGCAATGAAAACCGATTGGTGGAGTTGAAAGGCTTTGGCGCTAAAACGCAAGAACTGGTGCGCAAAGGCATTGAATTTAGAATGGCAAGCGCTGGTAAATTTCACTATGCAACAGCCGAAGCCTTGGGATTGCAGTTGATTGATTTTATTCAAAAAAAGTATCAGCCCAAACATATTTCATTTATCGGCGCATTGCGCAGAAAATGTGAAATCATTGAAAAAATTGAACTGCTCGTAAGCGCTGCAACTATTGATGTCAGCGAATTTGAAAACCCTGTTGGAATTCAAATTGAAATTACAAGTTGCTCCGAAACAGATTTTTTTAATCAACTTTTTTTAAGAACAGGAACGGCTGAACATATTGCAAAATCAGGAATTGTACTAGGTCAAGCAGCAACTAATGAAAGGGAAATTTACACCCAAAACAACTTGCAATTTATTGAACCGGAACTGCGGGAAGGTATGCAGGAAATTGACTTAGCGAAAGAGAATAAAATTCCCGAGCTCATTCGCTTGGAAGATTTAAAAGGTATTTTACACAACCACTCTAAATATAGCGATGGCAACAATACCTTGGAAGAAATGGCCCGCTATGCCAAAGAATTGGGATATGAATATTTAGGAATTTGCGATCACTCTCAATCTGCTTTCTACGCCAGCGGGATGAAGGAAGATAAAATTATTGCCCAACATGCAGAGATTGAAAAACTCAACATCGAATTGGCTCCTTTTAAAATTTTTAAAGGCGTAGAGTCCGACATTTTAAATGAAGGTGGCTTGGATTATCCAGAGGAAATTCTTAAAACCTTTGATTTTATTGTGGCATCGGTGCATTCCAATTTAAAAATGAATTTAGAGAAGGCCACCTCACGCCTCATAAAGGCAATTGAAAATCCATACACTACCATACTTGGCCATCCAACAGGTCGCTTACTTTTATCGCGCGAAGCATATCCCATCGATCATAAAAAAGTAATTGATGCTTGCGCCGCAAATGGTGTTATTATGGAATTAAATGCCCATCCCTACCGCTTAGATATCGATTGGAGATGGATACCCTATTGTTTGGAAAAAGGGGTAAAAATCTCTATCAATCCCGATGCGCACAAAACAACCGGATACCACGACATGTATTACGGAACCTGCGTGGCACGAAAAGGCATGCTCACCAAAGAAATGTGTTTTAACGCCTTTTCAAAATCCGAAATAGAAGCACATTTTTTAAGTCGAAAAATTTAA